A single Crateriforma conspicua DNA region contains:
- a CDS encoding protein-glutamate methylesterase/protein-glutamine glutaminase yields the protein MSISALVVDDSLLFRKVVRDCLAQIGDVEVIGVAGDGKAAVEKIRRFRPDVVTLDVEMPGMDGLAVLRQIKRDRLPTKIIMLSALTERGADATTEALSLGAFDFILKPSHGSPEKNLADLKEQLSQRISAVRRRPTSASKTIKPAIPRSPRTAMVTKRAVANPSRRAAGLIEAVLIGISTGGPKALRALLTQLPADYSVPIIIVQHMPPMFTASMARDIDRHAKLDVVEAADEMPLVGGTAYIAPGGKHLEVHRVAGSLRARVTDAPPERNCKPSVNVMFRSASDATGGRVLGAIMTGMGDDGLAGCQHLRNAGGTVWAQDEASCTVFGMPRQIIEAGLADRILPLNQFADALIQTGQKRLAVCH from the coding sequence ATGTCCATTTCTGCACTTGTTGTTGACGATTCGCTTCTGTTTCGCAAAGTCGTTCGTGACTGTCTGGCCCAAATCGGTGACGTCGAAGTCATCGGCGTCGCGGGGGACGGCAAAGCGGCGGTCGAAAAGATTCGGCGATTCCGACCGGATGTTGTCACGCTGGATGTCGAAATGCCCGGCATGGACGGCTTGGCGGTCTTGCGACAGATCAAACGCGATCGTCTGCCGACCAAGATCATCATGCTGAGCGCTCTGACCGAACGGGGCGCCGACGCTACGACCGAAGCGTTGTCGTTGGGGGCATTCGATTTCATCTTGAAGCCCAGTCACGGCAGCCCGGAAAAAAACCTGGCCGACCTGAAAGAACAGCTATCCCAGCGGATTTCCGCGGTTCGTCGGCGTCCGACATCGGCATCCAAAACGATCAAGCCTGCCATTCCGCGTTCACCGCGAACGGCCATGGTCACCAAACGTGCCGTTGCCAATCCATCGCGGCGTGCCGCCGGTTTGATCGAAGCGGTTCTGATTGGCATTTCCACCGGAGGTCCCAAGGCCCTGCGAGCGTTGTTGACGCAACTGCCCGCCGATTATTCGGTGCCGATCATCATTGTCCAACACATGCCTCCGATGTTTACCGCGTCGATGGCCCGCGACATTGATCGTCATGCCAAGTTGGACGTGGTTGAAGCCGCCGACGAAATGCCATTGGTCGGTGGGACCGCCTACATCGCGCCCGGTGGCAAACACTTGGAAGTGCACCGTGTGGCCGGTTCGCTGCGGGCACGTGTCACCGACGCGCCACCGGAACGCAACTGCAAACCCAGCGTCAACGTGATGTTCCGATCCGCCAGTGATGCCACCGGTGGAAGAGTATTGGGGGCCATCATGACCGGCATGGGCGATGACGGTTTGGCGGGATGTCAACACCTGCGAAATGCCGGTGGAACCGTCTGGGCCCAAGACGAAGCGTCGTGCACCGTTTTCGGAATGCCGCGCCAGATCATCGAAGCGGGATTGGCCGACCGCATCTTGCCGCTGAACCAGTTCGCGGATGCTTTAATTCAGACCGGACAGAAACGGTTGGCAGTTTGTCACTGA
- a CDS encoding CheR family methyltransferase — protein MQATVERHQLDRVRGLAKQLCGIHLDGSKDYLIRRRLNELMVDEKIDNLQDLLALAEAPYNRKIRERMVDALTTHETLFFRDKSPFDALTQHIIPKLYREAVGRPRLRIWSAACSTGQEPYSLAIACLESLPERSRWDIRIDASDVSVGTVEAAKRGRFQNFELSRGLSPQQQSRYFRREGNDYRIVDEVRGMVNFQVNNLLTSTPPGHDYDVIMCRNVAIYFTPADRRRIYQKMASALRPQGSLFLGCSEVPTNVSDLFKTVPLGRATSYQRIG, from the coding sequence ATGCAAGCAACTGTGGAACGGCATCAATTGGATCGCGTTCGCGGATTGGCGAAACAATTGTGTGGCATCCATTTGGATGGATCCAAGGACTATCTCATTCGACGTCGCCTGAATGAGTTGATGGTGGATGAAAAAATCGACAATCTGCAAGACTTGCTGGCGTTGGCCGAAGCCCCGTACAACCGCAAGATCCGCGAGCGGATGGTGGATGCGCTGACCACACACGAAACGCTGTTCTTTCGTGACAAGTCACCGTTCGACGCGCTGACGCAGCACATCATTCCGAAGCTGTACCGCGAAGCCGTCGGTCGACCAAGATTGCGGATCTGGTCCGCGGCCTGCAGCACCGGTCAAGAACCCTACAGTCTTGCGATCGCGTGCCTGGAATCGTTGCCCGAACGGTCCCGGTGGGATATCCGCATCGACGCCTCGGACGTCTCGGTTGGTACCGTGGAAGCCGCCAAGCGTGGAAGGTTCCAGAATTTCGAACTTTCGCGTGGTTTAAGCCCACAGCAGCAAAGCCGGTACTTTCGTCGCGAAGGCAATGATTATCGAATCGTTGACGAAGTCCGAGGAATGGTGAACTTCCAAGTCAACAATCTGCTGACATCCACGCCGCCCGGTCATGACTATGACGTGATCATGTGTCGCAACGTCGCGATCTACTTCACGCCGGCCGACCGACGTCGGATTTATCAAAAGATGGCCTCGGCGCTTCGGCCCCAGGGCTCTTTGTTTTTGGGGTGTAGCGAGGTGCCCACCAACGTCAGCGACCTTTTCAAGACGGTCCCGCTTGGACGCGCCACCAGTTATCAGCGGATCGGCTGA
- a CDS encoding prepilin peptidase, protein MFWATIFALLAIATVYVWGGAWWIQRAHPHFRIGELILPRMVEVVIVGWMLWVASAIGSFLNVVAWRMPLGRGLGGRSHCPRCGTQLLARDNFPVLGWMAVQGRCRTCRLPISPRYPIVEAAVGLSLTSIGIAVIHGFSPPGQAIDAARSVLHSRVVDPDVWYLLAFQVVGLSIGWAFGLIRFDGNRLPSRLVTFAAITLLVIPLMFPSLLVVDWRFYRIDQINDAASLVSQNWQNNAGILDAAARLLTALAAAGFAGRSLARGLCNQADLKLSPLADSSRRLVDLILMIAVPAVIVGWQALPSVLVAASLLALLIPRRWADALGRFAVTLPIATSIQITVWAATENATWWPGSVGHPWVMIVAAACVLAIPWWLHEPARDEDRPRDDDSDHVDAFDRDVASDVRDTPPDDQSMVQRVTDPDPNDQPIR, encoded by the coding sequence ATGTTCTGGGCAACGATCTTTGCCCTGCTGGCAATCGCCACGGTTTACGTGTGGGGCGGTGCGTGGTGGATTCAACGCGCGCATCCGCACTTTCGCATCGGCGAATTGATCCTTCCGCGCATGGTCGAAGTGGTCATCGTCGGTTGGATGCTGTGGGTGGCATCGGCGATCGGAAGTTTCTTGAACGTCGTCGCCTGGCGAATGCCGCTGGGACGTGGCTTGGGCGGGCGATCGCATTGCCCACGTTGCGGCACCCAGTTGTTGGCCCGCGACAATTTCCCGGTGCTGGGCTGGATGGCGGTCCAAGGTCGATGCCGGACGTGCCGATTGCCCATTTCGCCGCGATACCCGATTGTCGAAGCGGCGGTGGGATTGTCGCTGACGTCGATCGGCATCGCGGTGATCCACGGATTCAGCCCGCCCGGCCAGGCCATCGACGCGGCCCGCAGCGTTCTTCACAGCCGTGTGGTCGATCCCGACGTTTGGTACTTGTTGGCGTTTCAAGTCGTCGGCCTTTCCATCGGCTGGGCGTTCGGTCTGATCCGTTTCGACGGCAACCGCTTGCCCTCGCGGTTGGTCACATTCGCTGCGATCACACTGTTGGTGATCCCATTGATGTTCCCCAGCTTGCTGGTCGTCGACTGGCGTTTCTATCGCATCGACCAAATCAACGATGCGGCATCGCTGGTGTCACAGAATTGGCAGAACAATGCGGGCATCCTGGATGCCGCCGCACGGTTGTTGACGGCATTGGCGGCCGCGGGTTTCGCGGGACGTTCGCTGGCACGAGGTTTGTGCAACCAAGCAGATTTGAAACTCAGCCCGCTAGCCGACAGTAGCCGACGCTTGGTCGACTTGATCTTGATGATCGCCGTGCCCGCTGTGATCGTCGGATGGCAGGCGTTGCCGTCGGTATTGGTGGCGGCATCGCTGCTGGCGTTGCTGATTCCCAGGCGTTGGGCTGACGCACTGGGTCGGTTCGCCGTCACACTGCCAATTGCCACGTCGATTCAAATCACCGTTTGGGCCGCCACCGAAAATGCTACGTGGTGGCCGGGCAGCGTGGGGCATCCCTGGGTGATGATTGTGGCGGCCGCATGCGTTTTGGCCATCCCGTGGTGGTTGCACGAACCGGCACGCGACGAAGACCGCCCCCGCGATGACGATTCGGACCATGTTGATGCGTTCGACCGTGATGTGGCATCCGACGTGCGGGACACACCGCCGGACGATCAATCGATGGTCCAGCGTGTCACCGATCCAGATCCAAACGATCAGCCGATCCGCTGA
- a CDS encoding cryptochrome/DNA photolyase family protein, producing MSIPPIRHRHVNEHPVRKDGDYVLYWMIAFRRTGWNFSLQHAVDRANQLGKPLLIFEPLRTRYRWASDRLHRFVIEGMADNAANCQRQGVAYFPYVEPAPGRGTPLLHRLAKRACTVVTDQYPCFFLPDMIRAVKDRIPARLEQVDSNGVIPLAQPDRFFTVAHSYRRWMQKNVIDSLLAMPREQPLTDLQNKQADADSLLPAGVKRRWKAADLTALLGDGGLAEIPIDHDVRPSPTVRGGSVEANRRLDTFLKQRLSDYDELRNHPDEHATTGLSAHLHFGHIAAHQVVQAILDHESWTPDQAGAANGKNHGFWNTSPPAEALLDQILTWREIGFNQAYQRPQTYDRLESLPDWAQKTIAETRSDPRPYLYTLKQFENAQTHDELWNAAQRELVETGLMHNYMRMLWGKKILHWTENAQQALDFMIHLNNKYGLDGRDPNSYCGILWVLGRTDRAWGPKRPVFGSIRYMTSDSTRRKLRLGKYLQRFGD from the coding sequence ATGTCGATTCCGCCGATTCGCCACCGTCACGTCAATGAGCATCCGGTTCGCAAGGACGGTGATTATGTGCTGTATTGGATGATCGCGTTTCGCCGAACCGGCTGGAATTTTTCGCTTCAGCATGCCGTGGATCGGGCGAATCAACTGGGCAAGCCGCTGTTGATCTTTGAACCGTTGCGGACCCGGTATCGCTGGGCCAGCGACCGGTTGCATCGGTTTGTGATCGAGGGCATGGCGGATAATGCGGCGAATTGTCAGCGTCAGGGTGTGGCCTATTTTCCGTATGTCGAACCGGCGCCGGGCCGCGGGACACCCTTGCTGCATCGATTGGCCAAGCGGGCTTGTACGGTGGTGACCGACCAGTACCCGTGTTTCTTTCTGCCCGACATGATCCGCGCGGTCAAAGATCGTATTCCCGCACGGTTGGAACAGGTCGATTCCAACGGGGTGATTCCTTTGGCCCAACCGGATCGGTTCTTCACGGTCGCCCACAGCTATCGACGTTGGATGCAAAAGAACGTCATCGATTCGTTATTGGCGATGCCCCGGGAACAGCCGCTAACTGACCTGCAAAACAAACAGGCGGATGCGGATTCGTTGTTGCCTGCGGGGGTGAAACGCCGCTGGAAGGCTGCCGATCTTACGGCGTTGCTGGGCGACGGCGGGCTGGCCGAAATCCCGATCGACCACGACGTTCGGCCCAGCCCCACGGTTCGGGGTGGAAGTGTCGAAGCGAACCGGCGATTGGACACGTTCCTCAAGCAGCGGTTGTCGGACTATGACGAACTGCGGAACCATCCCGACGAACATGCAACGACGGGGCTAAGCGCGCATCTGCACTTTGGTCACATCGCCGCCCACCAGGTGGTCCAAGCGATCTTGGATCATGAATCTTGGACTCCCGATCAGGCCGGGGCGGCCAACGGCAAGAACCACGGGTTCTGGAACACCAGTCCGCCGGCGGAAGCCTTGCTGGATCAAATCTTGACCTGGCGTGAAATCGGGTTCAATCAAGCTTATCAGCGTCCGCAGACCTACGATCGACTGGAATCGTTACCCGATTGGGCGCAGAAGACGATTGCTGAAACTCGATCGGATCCGCGACCCTACTTGTACACGTTGAAGCAATTTGAAAACGCCCAAACGCACGACGAACTTTGGAACGCCGCCCAGCGTGAACTGGTGGAAACCGGTTTGATGCACAACTACATGCGAATGTTGTGGGGCAAGAAGATTTTGCACTGGACCGAAAACGCCCAGCAGGCCTTGGATTTCATGATCCACCTGAACAACAAGTACGGCTTGGACGGGCGGGACCCCAACAGCTATTGCGGGATCCTGTGGGTGCTGGGACGAACCGATCGGGCGTGGGGCCCCAAGCGTCCGGTGTTCGGAAGCATTCGGTACATGACCAGCGACAGCACCCGGCGAAAATTGCGGTTGGGAAAGTATTTACAACGATTTGGTGATTGA
- a CDS encoding AMP-binding protein: MGDWVIFKAIAVAVVLLVLAMAVLAVVSRRTFMRAIFRPVLSLLYRKRVVGLENLPRDGGCVVISNHISWIDGILILWMLPRNVRFVVAAENFNGGVMQWIAGAFDTILMSASPKSIARALKSARDGLHDGDVVGVFPEGSLSRTGQLHGFKPGIKKILKGTDAPVIPMWHEGMWGSVFSFSGGKFFWKWPRQFRRQITLYIGEPLAADTPLDVMRSRVQDLGARASVETRRRYPVLPSRVIRVWRRRGRRMQAADSTGVEVGGRALLTRVFALRRALRREIFDRDEKFVGILLPPSVAGVAVNVALAMDRRISSNLNYTVTSDVLNHCTESLGVRHVLTSRKFMDKFDFELSAETVMLEDLRDKITTMDKVVAFIQANLIPAVLLDRMLGLNRIDSDDLLTVIFTSGSTGMPKGVMLSHANISHNVDGIERLVRLDSEDNVLGVLPFFHSFGYSVTLWAVNTLGPAGVYHFNPLDSKQVGKLAKRYHATVLLGTPTFMRGYLRRVTPDQFADLDVVVVGAEKMPPDLFDAFEQRFGVRPIEGYGATELSPLVAVNIPPSRSAAKHQRDRLEGSVGRPFPGLGIKIVSPDDGHELPAGEDGMLIVSGPNVMRGYAGQDDLTAEAITSGWYTTGDIAHVDAEGFLHITGRLSRFSKIGGEMVPHVRVEEVLLDFLESNQADAPEPSDGHPDVPLCVTSVPDEKKGERLLVLLAPGVMNETIHPDSMRKALTDAGLPNLFVPARDAFVEVDHIPLLGTGKLDLKGVKDKAVELSGSPVS; encoded by the coding sequence GTGGGTGATTGGGTGATATTCAAAGCGATTGCTGTGGCCGTGGTGCTGTTGGTGTTGGCAATGGCCGTTCTGGCGGTGGTTTCCCGGCGGACATTCATGCGGGCGATTTTTCGTCCGGTGCTGTCACTGCTGTACCGCAAACGTGTTGTCGGACTAGAGAATCTGCCCCGCGACGGCGGGTGTGTGGTGATCAGCAACCACATCAGCTGGATCGATGGCATTCTGATTCTGTGGATGCTGCCGCGAAATGTGCGTTTCGTCGTGGCCGCCGAAAACTTCAACGGCGGCGTCATGCAGTGGATTGCGGGGGCGTTCGATACGATTTTGATGTCGGCCAGCCCTAAGTCGATCGCGCGGGCGCTGAAATCGGCACGTGACGGATTGCACGACGGCGACGTCGTTGGTGTGTTTCCCGAAGGCTCGCTCAGCCGGACCGGCCAGCTTCATGGATTCAAACCGGGCATCAAGAAAATTCTCAAGGGCACCGACGCCCCCGTGATCCCGATGTGGCACGAGGGGATGTGGGGCAGCGTGTTCAGTTTTTCGGGCGGCAAGTTCTTTTGGAAATGGCCACGCCAGTTTCGTCGCCAGATCACCCTGTACATCGGCGAACCGTTGGCAGCCGATACGCCGTTGGATGTGATGCGGTCGCGGGTCCAAGATCTGGGGGCGCGGGCCAGCGTCGAAACGCGTCGCCGGTACCCCGTTTTGCCCAGTCGAGTGATCCGCGTTTGGCGTCGACGCGGCCGGCGTATGCAGGCAGCCGATTCCACCGGCGTGGAAGTCGGCGGTCGTGCGTTGCTGACACGTGTGTTTGCACTGCGTCGTGCACTGCGTCGCGAGATTTTCGATCGCGATGAAAAGTTCGTCGGCATCCTGTTGCCGCCCAGCGTTGCCGGGGTCGCGGTCAACGTGGCTTTGGCGATGGACCGGCGGATCAGTTCCAACCTGAACTACACCGTGACCAGCGATGTGTTGAATCATTGCACCGAATCACTGGGCGTCCGGCATGTGCTGACCAGTCGTAAGTTCATGGACAAGTTCGATTTTGAACTGTCCGCCGAAACGGTGATGCTGGAAGACTTGCGTGACAAGATCACCACGATGGACAAGGTGGTCGCATTCATCCAAGCCAATTTGATCCCCGCGGTGCTGCTGGATCGAATGCTGGGGCTGAATCGCATCGATTCGGATGATCTGTTGACGGTCATCTTCACCAGCGGATCGACCGGAATGCCCAAGGGCGTCATGCTGAGCCACGCCAACATCAGCCACAACGTCGACGGGATCGAACGGTTGGTCCGCTTGGATTCCGAAGACAACGTGTTGGGCGTCCTGCCGTTCTTCCATTCGTTCGGCTACAGCGTGACGTTGTGGGCCGTCAACACCTTGGGCCCCGCCGGCGTTTATCACTTCAACCCGTTGGATTCCAAACAGGTCGGCAAGCTGGCCAAGCGATATCACGCGACAGTCTTGCTGGGCACACCGACGTTCATGCGTGGTTACCTGCGTCGCGTCACCCCAGATCAGTTTGCCGATCTGGACGTCGTCGTCGTGGGCGCCGAAAAGATGCCGCCGGACTTGTTCGATGCGTTCGAACAGCGATTCGGTGTCCGGCCGATCGAAGGCTATGGGGCCACCGAACTGAGTCCCCTGGTTGCGGTCAACATTCCGCCCAGTCGATCCGCCGCCAAGCACCAACGCGACCGACTGGAAGGTTCCGTCGGACGACCATTTCCCGGGCTGGGCATCAAAATCGTTTCACCCGATGACGGTCACGAATTGCCCGCGGGCGAAGACGGCATGCTGATCGTGTCGGGACCCAATGTGATGCGGGGCTACGCCGGACAAGACGATTTGACCGCCGAAGCAATCACGTCGGGATGGTACACCACCGGCGACATTGCGCATGTGGATGCCGAAGGCTTTTTGCACATCACCGGACGGCTCAGCCGGTTTTCCAAGATCGGCGGCGAAATGGTTCCGCACGTTCGGGTCGAAGAAGTCTTGCTGGATTTTTTGGAGTCGAATCAGGCCGATGCACCGGAGCCCAGCGATGGGCATCCCGATGTCCCGCTGTGTGTGACTTCGGTGCCCGATGAAAAGAAGGGCGAACGCTTGTTGGTGCTACTTGCCCCCGGTGTGATGAATGAAACAATTCATCCCGATTCGATGCGCAAGGCTTTGACCGACGCGGGGTTGCCCAATTTGTTTGTTCCGGCCCGTGACGCATTTGTGGAAGTCGATCACATTCCGCTGCTGGGCACGGGGAAATTGGATCTGAAAGGCGTCAAAGACAAAGCGGTGGAACTGTCCGGCAGTCCCGTGTCATAG
- the nth gene encoding endonuclease III: MLKRERAEHIDRRLADLYPNPPIPLDHHDEFTLLVAVVLSAQCTDKKVNEVTPELFRVAGNPMAMRDLGEAEILEIIRPLGLSKSKAKNLAALSQILIDRHDGQVPGSIDALESLPGVGHKTASVVMAQAFGEPAFPVDTHIHRLAQRWGLTNGKNVTQTESDLKKLFPRDRWNELHLQIIYYGREHCTARGCDGTVCPICREVYPRRRKPVIHQKA; this comes from the coding sequence TTGCTGAAACGAGAACGGGCCGAACACATCGATCGCCGGTTGGCGGATCTGTACCCGAACCCACCCATCCCACTGGATCATCACGACGAATTCACGCTGTTGGTTGCGGTGGTATTGAGCGCGCAGTGCACGGACAAAAAAGTCAACGAAGTCACCCCGGAATTGTTCCGCGTGGCGGGCAATCCGATGGCCATGCGTGATCTAGGCGAAGCGGAAATCTTGGAGATCATCCGGCCGCTGGGGCTGTCAAAATCAAAGGCAAAAAATCTGGCCGCCTTGTCACAGATCTTGATCGACAGGCACGACGGCCAGGTCCCCGGTTCGATTGATGCGTTGGAATCGCTGCCCGGCGTGGGGCACAAGACCGCCAGCGTCGTCATGGCACAGGCCTTCGGCGAACCCGCATTTCCGGTCGACACGCATATCCATCGCTTGGCTCAGCGTTGGGGTTTGACCAACGGCAAGAACGTCACACAAACCGAATCAGACCTGAAGAAACTGTTCCCACGTGACCGCTGGAACGAACTGCATTTACAAATCATTTATTACGGTCGGGAACACTGCACCGCTCGTGGTTGTGACGGTACGGTTTGCCCGATTTGTCGCGAAGTCTATCCGCGTCGACGTAAACCGGTGATCCACCAAAAGGCATGA